A window of Amblyraja radiata isolate CabotCenter1 chromosome 25, sAmbRad1.1.pri, whole genome shotgun sequence contains these coding sequences:
- the LOC116987683 gene encoding uncharacterized protein LOC116987683, translating into MAGQVQRIAALLIAICSVVATARSVYSSCGAVVDSEAPGVILSPGFPTNYAAGTHCVWQFFIPPGDRLRLEVFDFDVFERAGEARNPLGPSRGPLVRVEEGDWTPAGVSRPTGPSKGSGQGGDIKTLFNEINASDSHRSLKVDQSGSKDKVTMGQKGWNTLTTPSVTEPPLGGGSLEAAAPRPNLPASPAGVSDPDPQTMRLEVDLPKAPTVELCPDDVLYISDLVTFSVRFCGANSPVNETLSFGSPLEMVEVVVELITSTGRGRGFLLLYHTERGPAPSLRWKDLLDLSGHAGLVHSLLIGGIALLLALLLTAVCRNWRKRTRYKGRCSHCAKHRVNGIQNSGVDVGEMQLVANGTHQDIWTENENNNHSVSLGRLGGSLHAEMEVTSTESAATESGSDEIFVISAGPGVGTLHFSSFKTKVPKRSPTGSSPVSDWRLQQLLTADGQMGQVARQGTGRADSPTGQRVGGRDIARLPPTDWCDWTSTGPFAQLTENCALDTLTSDPHAVNHRKVVSDMRLEADGEQVYSDSAGSAASYPLSRSAQSQRKVNSATNLRRTWFGSPCFGFGLSASRHGSGGHNFAGQSAPHSGNLPGSSVTNDGTKSGAAKPRALPTESDRLNLPKPVFVISEAREDQEPLVQAAEAAGHGGHFEEIHPNTSSPALEGERLAHPVSGTT; encoded by the exons GTGTATTCCTCCTGTGGTGCGGTGGTCGATTCGGAGGCACCAGGGGTGATCCTATCGCCCGGGTTCCCCACAAACTACGCCGCGGGCACCCATTGTGTCTGGCAGTTCTTCATCCCGCCCGGAGACCGCCTGCGTCTGGAGGTATTTGATTTCGACGTGTTCGAGAGGGCGGGCGAGGCGAGGAATCCACTCGGCCCCAGTCGGGGGCCACTGgtcagggtggaggaaggggactGGACACCGGCCGGTGTGTCCCGGCCCACCGGCCCCTCCAAGGGCTCCGGCCAAGGTGGCGACATCAAGACCTTGTTCAACGAGATCAACGCGTCGGACTCGCATCGGTCTTTGAAAGTCGACCAGTCGGGCTCCAAAGACAAAGTGACCATGGGGCAGAAAGGGTGGAACACGTTGACCACTCCCTCAGTGACCGAGCCCCCTCTAGGTGGGGGGTCACTCGAGGCGGCTGCTCCCAGACCCAACCTGCCCGCATCTCCCGCTGGAGTGAGTGACCCAGACCCGCAAACCATGAGGCTGGAAGTGGACCTTCCCAAAGCGCCCACTGTAGAACTCTGTCCCGATGATGTCCTCTACATCTCCGACCTCGTCACCTTCTCTGTCCGCTTCTGCGGCGCCAACTCCCCGGTGAACGAGACGCTGAGCTTCGGGTCTCCGCTGGAGATGGTGGAGGTGGTTGTGGAACTGATCACCAGCACGGGCCGTGGCCGCGGATTCCTGCTGCTCTACCACACGGAGCGAGGTCCGGCCCCAAGCCTCCGCTGGAAGGACCTGCTGGACTTGAGCGGCCACGCCGGCCTGGTACATTCCCTGCTCATCGGTGGCATCGCCCTGCTCTTGGCCCTCCTTCTCACTGCCGTCTGCCGCAACTGGAG GAAAAGGACACGCTATAAAGGGAGATGTTCCCACTGCGCAAAGCATCGAGTG AACGGGATCCAGAATTCGGGCGTTGACGTTGGGGAGATGCAGCTCGTGGCCAACGGGACGCATCAGGACATCTGGACCGAGAACGAGAATAACAATCACAGCGTCAGCTTGGGGCGCTTGG GCGGTTCCCTCCACGCTGAAATGGAAGTCACCTCGACCGAGTCGGCGGCGACTGAGTCCGGGAGTGATGAGATCTTTGTGATTTCTGCTGGCCCTGGTGTGGGCACTCTGCATTTCTCCAGCTTCaagaccaag GTCCCCAAGAGAAGTCCGACAGGATCGTCTCCTGTCAGCGACTGGCGGCTCCAACAGCTCCTGACTGCAGACGGGCAGATGGGACAGGTGGCTAGACAGGGGACTGGCCGAGCGGATTCACCAACGGGGCAGCGAGTGGGCGGCAGGGACATTGCCAGACTACCGCCGACAGACTGGTGTGACTGGACCTCAACCGGCCCATTTGCTCAGCTTACGGAGAATTGC GCCTTGGACACGTTAACAAGTGACCCCCACGCAGTGAACCATCGGAAGGTGGTGTCGGATATGCGGTTAGAGGCAGATGGGGAACAGGTGTACTCTGACTCTGCAGGAAGCGCTGCCTCGTATCCCCTCTCTCGCTCAGCCCAGAGTCAACGCAAAGTCAACTCCGCCACCAATCTGCGGCGAACCTGGTTCGGAAGTCCCTGCTTCGGCTTCGGGCTGAGTGCGTCACGGCACGGCTCCGGCGGCCACAACTTTGCTGGGCAGTCGGCTCCTCACAGCGGCAATTTACCGGGGAGCTCGGTGACCAACGACGGCACAAAGAGCGGTGCTGCCAAACCTAGGGCGCTGCCGACCGAGTCAGACCGACTAAACCTGCCCAAACCCGTCTTTGTCATCTCAGAAGCCAGGGAAGATCAGGAGCCCCTGGTCCAAGCTGCAGAAGCCGCCGGCCACGGTGGCCACTTTGAGGAAATACATCCCAACACAAGCAGCCCAGCTTTGGAAGGGGAGAGACTGGCTCATCCTGTCTCCGGGACAACTTAA